The following are encoded in a window of Staphylospora marina genomic DNA:
- the rseP gene encoding RIP metalloprotease RseP — MEKFWVFIPVFSLLVFVHELGHFLFAKRAGILVREFAIGFGPKLFGWQKGETLYSFRIFPLGGFVRMAGEDAETLEFKTGAPVVCEVGPHGKITHVFFHDPGDRRIDRRVAGKVTDADPEKELYLVLEDESGRETRYELDADAWIHYDPKNRVQIAPADRQFGSKSAGQKAMAILAGPLFNILLTILLFAVYVGMTGVEDRLVVGSVVPNTPAEKAGIVGGDVILAVNGEKVNTTDSLRYKLLDSKGQTVTVTVERDGNNLDLPVTPQKTGEAYTIGVQFYVDQTRRDATFSESVVAGFKLTWEWTGVIIDGFAKLVTGQLSIQSLGGPIQMGDITGKAAEAGMAPLIKWTALLSLNLGIFNLLPIPALDGSRLVFIGLEAVRGKPVSPSKESLVHFVGFALLMMLMLVVTFNDIRKIFFA, encoded by the coding sequence ATGGAAAAATTCTGGGTGTTTATCCCTGTTTTCTCACTGTTGGTCTTCGTTCACGAACTGGGACACTTTCTGTTTGCCAAACGGGCGGGCATCCTGGTGCGTGAATTCGCCATCGGATTCGGACCGAAGCTCTTCGGCTGGCAAAAAGGAGAGACGTTGTATTCCTTTCGGATTTTTCCGCTCGGCGGGTTTGTTCGCATGGCGGGTGAAGATGCGGAAACGTTGGAATTCAAAACGGGGGCACCGGTCGTCTGTGAAGTGGGACCGCACGGAAAGATTACGCACGTGTTTTTCCATGACCCCGGGGATCGCCGGATCGACCGGCGGGTTGCCGGAAAGGTGACGGATGCGGATCCCGAGAAAGAGTTGTATCTGGTTCTCGAGGATGAATCCGGCCGGGAAACGCGGTATGAACTGGATGCGGACGCCTGGATTCATTACGATCCGAAAAACCGTGTCCAAATCGCACCGGCCGATCGGCAGTTCGGCTCGAAGTCGGCAGGACAAAAGGCGATGGCCATTCTGGCCGGTCCGTTGTTCAACATCCTGCTCACCATTCTGCTCTTTGCCGTGTACGTGGGCATGACCGGTGTGGAGGACCGGCTGGTGGTGGGATCCGTCGTTCCGAACACTCCCGCCGAAAAGGCCGGAATCGTCGGGGGAGACGTCATTCTTGCCGTGAACGGTGAGAAGGTGAACACCACGGATTCCCTGCGTTACAAATTGCTCGACTCCAAAGGTCAAACGGTGACGGTGACGGTGGAGCGCGACGGCAACAATCTGGATCTTCCCGTCACCCCGCAGAAAACGGGAGAAGCGTATACCATCGGCGTTCAGTTTTATGTCGATCAGACAAGGCGGGATGCCACGTTCTCCGAATCGGTGGTCGCCGGGTTCAAGTTGACTTGGGAATGGACGGGCGTGATCATTGACGGCTTTGCAAAACTGGTGACCGGACAACTGTCGATTCAAAGTCTGGGCGGTCCGATCCAGATGGGGGACATCACCGGAAAAGCGGCTGAAGCCGGAATGGCTCCCCTCATCAAATGGACGGCGTTGCTCAGTCTCAATCTGGGGATTTTCAACCTGCTTCCGATTCCTGCCCTGGACGGCAGCCGGCTGGTCTTCATCGGACTGGAAGCGGTTCGCGGGAAGCCGGTCAGTCCCAGCAAGGAGAGCCTCGTTCATTTCGTGGGATTTGCCCTTTTGATGATGCTCATGCTGGTTGTCACGTTCAATGACATTCGCAAAATCTTTTTCGCTTGA
- a CDS encoding 1-deoxy-D-xylulose-5-phosphate reductoisomerase yields the protein MSERIAVLGSTGSIGKSTLEVIRQHPGRFEVVALAAGTNAEEMIRQVREFRPKLVSMATADAARQVREAVGDQVEVWTGDEGLIAVATHPDATYLVSALVGSRGLHPTLEAIRAGKKIGLANKETLVTAGHLVMEEARRAGVIILPIDSEHSALFQCLNGERKEDVSRIILTASGGAFRDWDRERLKEATVEDALKHPNWSMGAKITVDSATLMNKGLEVIEAHWLFDMPYEQIDVVVHPQSVIHSMVEFRDGAVMAQLGTPDMKVPILYALSHPERLPLDTKRLDFMQIGRLDFRAPDPERFPCLRLAYEAGKTGGTMTTVLNAANEVAVDFFLNRRCGYLAIQEIVERTMEAHCPVSSPTLEQIGEADRWAREFAAGLLTRTA from the coding sequence ATGTCGGAACGTATCGCCGTGCTCGGTTCAACCGGGTCGATCGGCAAGAGCACACTTGAGGTGATCAGACAGCACCCGGGACGGTTCGAGGTGGTGGCCCTTGCCGCCGGAACCAACGCCGAAGAAATGATTCGCCAGGTTCGCGAGTTTCGGCCGAAACTCGTCTCGATGGCCACCGCCGATGCAGCCCGTCAAGTGAGAGAAGCCGTCGGAGATCAGGTGGAAGTGTGGACGGGAGACGAAGGACTCATCGCCGTGGCGACCCATCCGGATGCCACGTATCTGGTTTCCGCTCTCGTCGGAAGCCGGGGGCTTCACCCGACACTCGAGGCGATCCGGGCGGGGAAGAAAATCGGCTTGGCCAACAAGGAAACGCTCGTGACGGCCGGACATCTCGTCATGGAAGAAGCGCGCCGCGCGGGGGTGATCATCCTTCCGATCGACAGTGAGCATTCCGCTCTGTTTCAGTGTCTCAACGGGGAACGGAAGGAAGACGTGAGCCGGATCATCCTCACGGCATCCGGAGGAGCTTTCCGGGACTGGGACCGGGAGAGGCTGAAGGAAGCGACCGTGGAGGATGCCCTGAAGCATCCCAATTGGTCCATGGGTGCCAAAATCACGGTTGATTCCGCCACCTTGATGAACAAAGGGCTGGAAGTGATCGAAGCTCATTGGCTGTTCGACATGCCTTACGAGCAGATCGACGTGGTGGTTCATCCGCAGAGCGTCATCCATTCCATGGTGGAATTCCGGGACGGAGCCGTCATGGCCCAGCTGGGGACGCCTGACATGAAAGTACCCATTCTGTACGCGCTCAGTCATCCGGAACGTCTGCCGCTTGATACCAAGCGCCTCGATTTTATGCAAATCGGACGACTTGATTTTCGCGCCCCCGATCCGGAGCGTTTTCCGTGCCTTCGGCTGGCGTACGAGGCGGGAAAAACGGGCGGTACGATGACCACGGTTCTGAATGCCGCCAATGAAGTGGCCGTGGACTTTTTCCTGAACAGACGATGCGGCTACCTGGCCATTCAAGAAATCGTGGAACGAACCATGGAGGCGCATTGTCCGGTCTCTTCACCCACGTTGGAACAAATCGGAGAGGCTGACCGTTGGGCCCGGGAATTCGCGGCGGGTCTTTTGACCCGAACCGCTTGA
- a CDS encoding phosphatidate cytidylyltransferase yields the protein MKQRIITGTIGATGFLLLLYLGGWWYTSLLFVLALLAFVEFAEMKGVGSGSFPALLGVALVGMIFAGRLNEAVGFAWSLETTDLLLAATVILSLWTVLSRNRFDVFQATWILFGALYIGYGFAGMMKTIWEPNGLALSLLVILITWFNDSGAYFVGRKWGKRKLWPEISPNKTVEGSAAGLVFGLVASLFVFGVFPALGNWVDALWKGLLIAAAGQLGDLIESAWKRSAGVKDSGSILPGHGGVLDRFDSLLFTFIVLNLTGLV from the coding sequence ATGAAACAGAGAATCATCACAGGCACGATCGGGGCAACGGGATTTTTGTTGCTTTTGTACCTGGGAGGCTGGTGGTACACTTCGCTCCTGTTCGTGCTTGCCTTGCTCGCATTTGTGGAATTTGCGGAAATGAAAGGAGTCGGCAGCGGATCATTTCCGGCATTGTTGGGAGTGGCCCTCGTCGGAATGATTTTTGCCGGTCGACTGAATGAAGCGGTCGGATTTGCCTGGAGCTTGGAGACGACGGACCTCCTTCTTGCCGCAACGGTGATTCTGTCTCTGTGGACCGTGTTGAGCCGGAATCGCTTCGATGTCTTCCAGGCGACTTGGATCCTTTTCGGGGCCTTATACATAGGGTACGGTTTCGCCGGAATGATGAAGACGATTTGGGAGCCGAACGGCTTGGCGCTTTCCCTCCTGGTGATTCTGATCACTTGGTTCAATGACTCCGGAGCCTATTTTGTCGGACGGAAATGGGGAAAAAGAAAGCTGTGGCCCGAAATCAGTCCGAACAAAACCGTGGAAGGTTCTGCTGCCGGCCTCGTTTTCGGTCTGGTGGCAAGTTTGTTTGTGTTCGGGGTGTTTCCCGCTTTGGGAAACTGGGTGGATGCCCTTTGGAAAGGGCTGCTCATTGCCGCGGCCGGACAACTGGGGGATCTGATCGAATCGGCTTGGAAACGGAGCGCGGGCGTGAAAGATTCCGGCTCCATTCTGCCGGGACACGGCGGAGTGCTGGACCGGTTCGACAGTCTGTTGTTCACGTTTATCGTTCTGAACCTGACCGGTCTGGTCTGA
- a CDS encoding isoprenyl transferase, whose product MIESIKRLVGTDKSQPRTREELIAKIRQSPLPEHVAIITDGNGRWAKKRGLPRTAGHAQGMKRVREIIRAADELGIKVLTFYSFSTENWKRPKDEVEYLMKLPSEFLKTDLQELIERNVKVQMLGEKSATPSYTQSALMEFEERTKHNTGLILNFAINYGSRDEILRAVRQMIEDVQNGHIDKDRIDEELMSSYLLTRGLPDPDLVIRTSGEIRVSNFLLWQLAYSELLFTDVLWPDFTQEHFFLAVEDYQRRSRRFGAV is encoded by the coding sequence ATGATTGAATCGATCAAACGTCTGGTGGGGACGGACAAAAGCCAACCCCGAACCAGGGAGGAATTGATCGCGAAGATCCGGCAATCGCCGCTTCCCGAGCATGTTGCGATCATCACGGACGGGAACGGTCGTTGGGCGAAAAAGCGGGGGCTTCCCCGGACGGCCGGACACGCGCAGGGAATGAAACGAGTGCGGGAAATCATCAGAGCCGCCGATGAACTGGGAATCAAAGTCCTTACCTTCTATTCCTTTTCGACGGAAAACTGGAAACGTCCCAAGGATGAAGTGGAGTATCTCATGAAGCTTCCGTCGGAATTTTTGAAGACGGATCTTCAGGAACTGATCGAACGGAACGTGAAGGTGCAAATGCTTGGGGAAAAAAGCGCCACGCCTTCCTACACGCAATCCGCGCTGATGGAATTCGAGGAGCGTACCAAGCACAACACCGGACTGATTCTCAACTTTGCGATCAATTACGGATCGCGGGACGAGATTCTGAGAGCCGTGCGACAGATGATAGAGGACGTTCAAAATGGTCATATTGATAAGGACCGGATCGATGAAGAATTGATGAGTTCCTACTTGCTCACCCGCGGACTTCCGGATCCCGATCTGGTCATTCGCACCAGCGGGGAGATTCGCGTGAGCAATTTCCTGCTCTGGCAATTGGCATACAGCGAGCTCCTGTTCACCGATGTGCTATGGCCCGACTTTACACAGGAACACTTTTTCCTGGCCGTTGAAGATTACCAGCGTCGTTCGCGTCGATTCGGAGCGGTGTGA
- the frr gene encoding ribosome recycling factor, with product MINDIKKQAQEKMDKAIQVLKKDLLTLRAGRANPAVLDKVTVEYYGTEMPVNQLANLSTPDPRTLMIQPWDKSALGAIEKAILKSDLGLTPNNDGNVIRITIPPLTQERRNELVKLARKMGEDAKVAIRNVRRDANDDIKKVEKNGEISEDEARRGQDEIQKLTDKSIKEVDQVVAAKEKEIMEI from the coding sequence ATGATCAACGATATCAAAAAACAGGCACAGGAAAAAATGGACAAGGCCATTCAGGTGCTGAAAAAGGATCTTCTCACCCTTCGCGCCGGACGGGCCAATCCTGCAGTTCTGGACAAGGTGACGGTTGAATATTACGGTACGGAGATGCCTGTCAACCAATTGGCCAACCTGTCCACTCCGGATCCGCGCACGCTGATGATCCAGCCGTGGGACAAATCGGCTCTGGGAGCCATTGAAAAAGCCATTCTCAAATCCGACCTGGGTCTTACTCCCAACAATGACGGCAATGTCATTCGCATCACCATTCCTCCGTTGACCCAGGAACGTCGGAACGAATTGGTCAAGCTCGCCCGCAAGATGGGTGAGGATGCCAAAGTGGCCATCCGGAACGTCCGTCGCGATGCCAACGATGACATCAAGAAGGTTGAGAAAAACGGGGAAATTTCGGAAGATGAGGCTCGGCGCGGACAAGACGAGATCCAAAAACTGACCGACAAGTCGATCAAGGAAGTGGATCAGGTCGTGGCCGCCAAGGAAAAAGAAATCATGGAAATCTGA
- the pyrH gene encoding UMP kinase: MNTPKYRRVVLKLSGEALAGDRGYGISSDVIGSLASQIKEITELGVQVAVVVGGGNIWRGIQGSSRGIDRATADYMGMLATVMNSLALQDALERMDVPTRVQTSIEMRQIAEPYIRRRAIRHLEKGRVVIFAAGNGNPFFSTDTTAALRAAEIEAEVILMAKNNVDGVYTADPGKDPTASKYETLTYLEILNKGLKVMDSTASSLCMDNNIPLIVFNISEPGNIRRVIMGEHIGTLVKGSM; this comes from the coding sequence ATGAACACTCCCAAGTATCGACGTGTGGTTCTCAAATTGAGCGGAGAGGCGCTCGCCGGTGACCGGGGGTATGGCATCAGCTCCGATGTCATCGGGTCTCTCGCAAGCCAAATCAAGGAAATCACGGAGCTGGGAGTCCAGGTGGCCGTTGTTGTCGGCGGCGGAAACATCTGGCGGGGAATTCAGGGATCCTCCCGGGGAATCGACCGCGCCACGGCCGACTACATGGGCATGCTGGCCACCGTCATGAACTCCCTGGCGCTGCAGGATGCCCTGGAACGCATGGACGTCCCGACGCGCGTGCAGACGTCCATCGAGATGCGCCAGATTGCGGAACCCTACATCCGGCGCCGGGCCATCCGGCATCTGGAAAAAGGGCGGGTGGTCATTTTCGCCGCGGGCAACGGCAATCCGTTCTTTTCCACGGACACCACGGCGGCGCTCAGGGCCGCTGAGATTGAAGCGGAAGTCATCCTGATGGCCAAAAACAACGTGGACGGCGTGTATACGGCCGATCCCGGCAAAGATCCCACCGCAAGCAAATATGAAACGCTCACCTATCTCGAGATTTTGAACAAAGGCCTCAAAGTGATGGATTCCACGGCTTCTTCCCTGTGCATGGACAACAACATCCCGCTGATCGTTTTCAACATCAGCGAGCCGGGCAACATCCGCCGTGTCATCATGGGTGAACACATCGGAACTTTGGTAAAGGGGAGTATGTGA
- the tsf gene encoding translation elongation factor Ts gives MAITAQMVKELREKTGAGMMDCKKALSETNGDMEKAIEWLREKGIASAAKKSGRIAAEGVVESYIHAGGRIGVLVEVNCETDFVAKTDQFKNFVKDVAMQIAAMKPKYVRIEDVPEEEVQKEREILRQQALQEGKPENIVDKMVEGRLKKYFQEVCLLEQAFVKDPDKTIDKLVKETIAVLGENINIRRFVRFEMGEGLEKRQDNFAEEVMAQVKKG, from the coding sequence ATGGCAATCACCGCTCAAATGGTGAAAGAGCTGCGCGAAAAAACCGGCGCAGGCATGATGGATTGCAAAAAAGCGTTGTCCGAAACCAACGGAGACATGGAAAAAGCCATTGAATGGCTGCGTGAAAAAGGCATCGCCAGCGCGGCGAAAAAGTCCGGCCGCATCGCAGCCGAAGGTGTGGTGGAATCTTACATCCACGCCGGCGGACGCATCGGCGTGCTCGTGGAAGTCAACTGCGAAACCGACTTCGTGGCCAAAACCGATCAATTCAAGAACTTCGTGAAAGACGTGGCCATGCAAATCGCGGCCATGAAACCGAAATATGTCCGGATCGAAGACGTTCCGGAAGAAGAAGTTCAAAAAGAACGCGAAATCCTGAGACAACAGGCTCTGCAGGAAGGCAAACCGGAGAACATTGTCGACAAAATGGTGGAAGGTCGTCTGAAAAAGTACTTCCAGGAAGTTTGCCTGCTTGAACAAGCCTTCGTGAAAGACCCGGACAAAACCATCGACAAACTGGTGAAAGAAACCATCGCCGTCTTGGGCGAAAACATCAACATCCGTCGTTTTGTCCGCTTCGAAATGGGCGAAGGCCTCGAGAAGCGTCAGGACAACTTCGCGGAAGAAGTCATGGCCCAGGTCAAGAAGGGCTGA
- the rpsB gene encoding 30S ribosomal protein S2 — protein MAVVSMKQLLEAGVHFGHQTRRWNPKMSKYIFTERNGIYIIDLQKTVKMMETAYNFVRELAAGGGNVLFVGTKKQAQEAVREEATRADMFYVNHRWLGGTLTNFQTIRKRIERLHELERMEEDGTFEVLPKKEVILLKKEKAKLEKFLGGIKHMKKLPDAVFVIDPRKERIAVAEARKLGIPIVAIVDTNCDPDEIDYVIPGNDDAIRAVRLFTSKIADAILEGKQGEQQNESAS, from the coding sequence ATGGCAGTCGTATCCATGAAACAGCTTCTGGAAGCCGGGGTCCACTTCGGTCACCAAACCCGTCGCTGGAACCCGAAAATGAGCAAGTACATCTTCACCGAACGGAACGGCATCTACATCATCGACCTGCAAAAAACGGTCAAGATGATGGAAACCGCCTACAACTTCGTGCGTGAACTGGCAGCCGGCGGCGGCAACGTTCTGTTTGTGGGAACGAAAAAACAGGCTCAGGAAGCCGTTCGCGAGGAAGCCACCCGTGCCGACATGTTCTATGTGAATCATCGTTGGCTCGGAGGCACGCTGACCAACTTCCAGACGATCAGAAAGCGCATTGAGCGCCTTCATGAGCTGGAGCGCATGGAAGAGGACGGAACGTTTGAAGTTCTGCCGAAAAAAGAAGTGATCCTGCTCAAAAAGGAAAAAGCGAAACTGGAAAAATTCCTCGGCGGCATCAAACACATGAAGAAACTGCCGGACGCCGTCTTCGTGATCGATCCCCGCAAAGAGCGGATTGCCGTGGCGGAAGCCCGCAAGCTGGGCATCCCGATTGTGGCCATCGTCGACACCAACTGCGATCCGGACGAAATCGATTACGTGATCCCCGGTAACGATGATGCCATCCGTGCCGTTCGTCTGTTCACCAGCAAGATCGCGGACGCGATTCTCGAAGGCAAACAGGGCGAACAGCAAAACGAATCCGCTTCCTGA
- the codY gene encoding GTP-sensing pleiotropic transcriptional regulator CodY, with amino-acid sequence MELLAKARRINRLLQRTGGQAVSFMEMSEVLSDVIRANIYVISRKGKILGHGIRHEGDALTRLLTDRRIPDEYNRLLKSRPETSANLDQNSEYCFDRRLGSAPVRSWTTVVPIIGGGERLGTLLLTRTAEKFTDDDLVLAEYGATVVGMEILRMKAEQAEQETRERTMVQMAIGSLSFSELEAVEHVFEELDGREGLLVASRVADRAGITRSVIVNALRKLESAGVIESRSLGMKGTYIKILNDRLLPALAKHRNG; translated from the coding sequence ATGGAACTCCTGGCAAAGGCCAGAAGGATCAACAGGCTGTTGCAGCGAACGGGCGGACAGGCGGTCAGCTTCATGGAAATGTCCGAAGTGCTCAGTGACGTGATCAGGGCCAACATTTATGTCATCAGCCGGAAAGGAAAAATCCTCGGTCACGGCATCCGGCATGAAGGAGACGCGCTGACCCGTTTGCTCACGGACAGGCGCATTCCCGATGAATACAACCGTCTGCTCAAAAGCCGCCCCGAAACATCGGCCAATCTGGATCAAAACAGCGAATACTGTTTCGACCGTCGGCTCGGGAGCGCGCCCGTGCGTTCCTGGACGACGGTGGTGCCGATCATCGGCGGAGGGGAGCGCCTGGGAACGTTGCTTCTCACGCGGACGGCGGAGAAGTTTACCGACGATGATCTCGTGCTCGCCGAGTACGGCGCGACCGTGGTCGGAATGGAAATCCTGCGCATGAAAGCCGAGCAGGCCGAGCAGGAAACGCGGGAACGAACCATGGTGCAAATGGCGATCGGTTCCCTTTCTTTCAGCGAACTGGAGGCCGTGGAGCATGTATTTGAAGAGCTGGACGGCAGGGAAGGACTCCTGGTCGCCAGCCGGGTGGCCGACAGGGCCGGCATCACGCGTTCCGTGATCGTCAACGCGTTGCGCAAGCTGGAGAGTGCCGGTGTGATCGAATCCCGCTCTCTCGGCATGAAGGGCACCTACATCAAAATCCTGAACGATCGCCTTTTGCCGGCACTGGCCAAGCATCGGAACGGCTGA
- the hslU gene encoding ATP-dependent protease ATPase subunit HslU, translating into MTAMNLRDKWTPRQIVAELDKFIVGQKEAKRAVAIALRNRYRRMLLPAELRDEVLPKNILMIGPTGVGKTEIARRLAKLVGAPFVKLEATKFTEVGYVGRDVESMVRDLVETGIRMVRAEKLESVKDRAREMADDRLVELLVPDKRQTPSFKNPLELLFQQGGANQTHADPQERARLDERRRSVRMKLLRGELENEWVEIDVEEQSTMLGMFPGAEQMGLNMQEMLGHLLPKRTKKRKLTVKEAREVLIQQEGQKLIDMDQVTQEALARVEQSGIIFLDEIDKIAGKDRHGPDVSREGVQRDILPIVEGSTVMTKYGPVKTDHILFIAAGAFHLSKPSDLIPELQGRFPIRVELKDLTADDFVRILTEPRGALVKQYAALLETEGVKVTFTDDAVREIALIAAEVNGRTENIGARRLHTVMERLLEELSFEAPEIGMGEVVITPEYVRQRLRDIVADRDLSQYIL; encoded by the coding sequence ATGACCGCCATGAACCTCAGGGACAAATGGACGCCCAGACAGATCGTGGCCGAGCTGGACAAGTTCATCGTCGGCCAGAAAGAGGCAAAACGTGCCGTGGCCATCGCGCTCAGGAACCGGTACAGACGGATGCTGTTGCCCGCGGAACTGAGAGATGAGGTGCTTCCCAAGAACATTCTGATGATCGGGCCCACCGGTGTGGGGAAAACGGAAATCGCCCGCCGATTGGCAAAACTGGTCGGTGCCCCGTTCGTGAAATTGGAGGCCACCAAGTTTACCGAAGTGGGGTATGTCGGCCGGGATGTGGAGTCGATGGTCCGCGATCTGGTGGAAACGGGAATCCGGATGGTCCGTGCGGAGAAGCTGGAAAGCGTCAAGGACCGGGCCCGGGAGATGGCGGACGACCGGTTGGTGGAGTTGCTGGTACCGGACAAGCGTCAGACTCCTTCGTTCAAGAATCCGTTGGAACTGTTGTTTCAACAAGGCGGCGCCAATCAGACCCATGCGGATCCCCAGGAGCGCGCCAGATTGGATGAACGCCGACGGTCCGTGCGGATGAAACTTCTCCGCGGGGAACTGGAAAACGAGTGGGTGGAAATCGACGTGGAAGAACAGTCCACGATGCTCGGCATGTTTCCCGGTGCCGAGCAGATGGGGCTCAACATGCAGGAGATGTTGGGACATCTGCTTCCGAAACGGACCAAGAAGCGCAAATTGACCGTCAAGGAAGCCCGTGAGGTGCTCATCCAGCAGGAAGGGCAAAAACTGATCGACATGGACCAGGTCACCCAGGAGGCGCTTGCCCGGGTGGAGCAGTCCGGCATCATCTTTCTGGACGAGATTGACAAGATCGCCGGCAAGGACCGGCATGGTCCCGATGTTTCCAGAGAAGGGGTGCAGCGGGACATCCTCCCGATTGTCGAGGGTTCAACGGTGATGACCAAATACGGTCCGGTCAAGACCGATCACATCCTGTTCATCGCCGCCGGGGCGTTTCACCTCTCCAAACCGTCCGATCTGATTCCGGAGCTCCAAGGCCGGTTTCCGATCCGGGTGGAGCTGAAAGACCTGACGGCGGACGATTTTGTTCGGATCCTCACGGAGCCGCGGGGGGCTCTCGTCAAGCAGTACGCCGCGCTCCTTGAGACCGAAGGAGTCAAAGTGACGTTCACGGATGACGCGGTTCGCGAAATCGCCTTGATTGCCGCCGAAGTGAACGGACGGACCGAAAACATCGGTGCAAGGCGTCTTCATACCGTCATGGAACGGCTTTTGGAGGAGCTTTCGTTTGAAGCCCCGGAAATCGGCATGGGAGAAGTGGTCATCACTCCCGAATATGTCCGGCAACGCCTTCGTGACATCGTGGCCGACCGGGATCTGAGCCAGTACATTTTGTAG
- the hslV gene encoding ATP-dependent protease subunit HslV: METFHATTIFAVHHQGRGAMAGDGQVTFGNQMVMKHTARKVRRLYRGKVVAGFAGSVADALTLFEKFEGKLEEYSGSLERAAVELAKEWRSDKVLRRLEAMMIVMDAEHLLLVSGTGEVIKPDDGVLAIGSGGAYALAAGRALKRHAPHMTAREMAEAALSVAADICVFTNDRIIVEEV; encoded by the coding sequence ATGGAAACTTTTCATGCGACGACGATCTTCGCCGTTCACCACCAAGGACGGGGGGCCATGGCGGGGGACGGTCAGGTGACGTTCGGCAACCAGATGGTGATGAAACATACCGCCCGGAAAGTCCGTCGCCTGTATCGCGGAAAGGTGGTGGCCGGTTTTGCCGGATCCGTCGCCGACGCGTTGACGCTGTTTGAAAAGTTTGAAGGCAAGTTGGAAGAGTACTCGGGAAGTCTCGAACGGGCGGCCGTCGAGCTTGCCAAGGAATGGCGCTCGGACAAGGTGCTTCGTCGCCTGGAGGCGATGATGATCGTGATGGATGCGGAACATCTCCTGCTCGTGTCCGGAACCGGCGAGGTGATCAAGCCGGATGACGGCGTGCTGGCCATCGGTTCGGGCGGCGCCTACGCCCTCGCGGCGGGGCGGGCGCTCAAGCGTCACGCTCCCCACATGACGGCGCGGGAGATGGCGGAAGCGGCTTTGTCCGTGGCTGCCGATATTTGCGTTTTCACCAACGACCGGATCATCGTGGAGGAGGTTTGA